The following proteins come from a genomic window of Campylobacter concisus:
- a CDS encoding ribonuclease J — MNDKNEEKVVTNQSKNNKRRRFRPKNKPKQEGETTEQTSLASKSVIDNFFAAEQAENEAHGEPKSQNPRPKKPRNNKNQNKNGENNKPKEQKQQKEKPKQEPKAEVKNETKEQKEKPKKAKKPKKNLPAKLNGNEQWQQDIASAMEANKATHELRLEPLKYLNSSEHKIRITPLGGLGEIGGNMTIFETETSAIIVDIGMSFPSESMHGVDILIPDFDYVRKIKDKIKGVIITHAHEDHIGAVPYFYKEFKFPIYATPLPLGMINNKFEEHGLKQERSLFRSVEKRKPYLIGDFEVEWIHITHSIIDASALAITTKAGTIIHTGDFKIDHTPIDGYPTDLGRLAYYGERGVLCLLSDSTNSYKEGFTKSESSVGKTFDAIFSKAKGRVIMSTFSSNIHRVYQAIEWGLKYNRKVCVIGRSMERNLYTAMELGYIKLDKKIFIDANEVGKFKDDEVLIVTTGSQGETMSALYRMATDEHKYIKIKPSDQIIISSKAIPGNENSVSTVLNFLLKSGASVAYQDFSEIHVSGHAAQEEQKLMLRLIKPKFFLPVHGEYNHIAKHKETAISCGVDERNIYLMSDGDQMEVCQKYLKRVKTVKTGKVFIDNQINKQIADDVVIDRQNLAEAGVVMIIAQISRHGAKLINKPRVISYGLVGDKQDAEFRKEMEGVLEQYLSNVKEELLKDGRLLESQVRQVIRKHIFRKVKKSPTIVPIIYLM, encoded by the coding sequence ATGAACGACAAAAACGAAGAGAAAGTTGTAACTAACCAAAGTAAAAACAACAAAAGACGAAGATTTAGACCAAAAAATAAGCCAAAACAAGAGGGTGAAACTACCGAGCAAACCTCACTAGCAAGCAAAAGCGTGATAGATAACTTCTTTGCAGCAGAGCAAGCTGAAAATGAAGCGCATGGCGAGCCAAAAAGTCAAAATCCTCGCCCAAAAAAGCCAAGAAACAATAAAAATCAAAACAAAAATGGCGAAAACAATAAGCCAAAAGAGCAAAAACAGCAAAAAGAAAAGCCAAAGCAAGAGCCAAAAGCTGAAGTTAAAAACGAGACAAAAGAGCAAAAAGAAAAACCTAAAAAGGCTAAAAAACCAAAGAAAAATTTACCTGCAAAGCTAAATGGCAACGAGCAGTGGCAACAAGACATCGCAAGCGCGATGGAGGCAAACAAAGCCACTCACGAGCTAAGACTTGAGCCACTAAAATATCTAAATTCAAGCGAGCATAAAATTCGCATAACACCACTTGGCGGTCTTGGCGAGATCGGCGGCAATATGACGATATTTGAGACTGAAACAAGTGCGATCATCGTCGATATCGGCATGAGCTTTCCAAGCGAGAGCATGCACGGCGTGGATATCCTCATCCCAGACTTTGACTACGTTCGCAAGATAAAAGATAAGATAAAAGGCGTCATCATCACTCACGCACACGAGGATCACATCGGCGCGGTGCCTTATTTTTACAAAGAGTTTAAATTTCCTATCTACGCCACACCGCTTCCACTTGGCATGATAAATAATAAATTTGAAGAGCACGGATTAAAACAAGAGCGCTCGCTCTTTCGATCAGTTGAAAAGAGAAAACCATATCTTATAGGCGACTTTGAAGTCGAATGGATACATATAACGCACTCTATCATCGATGCTTCTGCACTTGCTATCACGACAAAGGCAGGCACTATCATCCACACAGGCGACTTTAAAATCGACCACACGCCGATAGACGGCTACCCAACAGACCTTGGCAGACTAGCGTATTATGGCGAGCGTGGCGTGCTCTGTCTATTAAGCGATAGCACAAACAGCTATAAAGAGGGCTTTACAAAGAGTGAAAGCAGCGTTGGCAAGACCTTTGACGCGATATTTTCAAAAGCAAAAGGGCGCGTCATAATGAGCACATTTAGCTCAAATATCCACCGCGTCTATCAAGCGATCGAGTGGGGCTTAAAATACAACCGCAAAGTCTGTGTCATCGGCAGATCAATGGAGCGAAATTTATACACTGCGATGGAGCTTGGCTACATCAAGCTTGATAAGAAAATTTTTATCGACGCAAACGAGGTTGGTAAATTTAAAGATGATGAGGTACTTATCGTCACTACTGGCAGCCAGGGCGAGACCATGAGCGCGCTTTACCGCATGGCTACAGATGAGCACAAATATATAAAGATAAAGCCAAGCGATCAGATAATCATCAGCTCAAAAGCTATCCCAGGCAACGAAAACAGCGTCTCAACGGTGCTAAATTTCTTACTAAAATCAGGTGCGAGCGTCGCTTACCAAGACTTTAGCGAGATCCACGTCAGCGGCCACGCAGCACAAGAAGAGCAAAAGCTGATGCTTCGCCTCATAAAGCCAAAATTTTTCTTGCCGGTGCATGGCGAGTACAACCACATCGCAAAGCACAAAGAGACAGCTATAAGCTGCGGCGTAGACGAGAGAAATATCTATCTAATGAGTGACGGCGATCAGATGGAGGTTTGTCAAAAGTACCTAAAACGTGTAAAAACGGTAAAAACTGGCAAAGTCTTCATAGATAATCAAATAAATAAACAAATCGCAGACGACGTCGTGATCGACAGACAAAACCTCGCTGAAGCAGGTGTCGTCATGATAATCGCTCAAATTTCACGTCACGGCGCAAAACTCATCAACAAGCCTCGTGTCATCAGCTACGGCCTTGTGGGCGACAAGCAAGACGCTGAGTTTAGAAAAGAGATGGAGGGCGTGCTAGAACAATACCTAAGCAACGTCAAAGAAGAGCTTTTAAAAGATGGCAGACTGCTCGAGTCACAGGTGCGCCAAGTGATCAGAAAGCACATATTTAGAAAGGTCAAAAAGTCCCCAACTATCGTGCCGATCATCTATCTAATGTAG
- a CDS encoding KpsF/GutQ family sugar-phosphate isomerase → MQTINQIAAEVLDVEANELLRHAKSVEIEDAVNLIYNAKGKVIVTGVGKSGHVGAKIAATLASTGTPSFFLHPTEAMHGDLGMIEKDDVLLAISFSGESDELVKILPHVKRFGVKIVAMARSISSSLGKFSDAFIDINVEKEACPLNAAPTASTTLTLALGDALAVCLMQKRGFKKEDFANFHPGGSLGKRLFLKVKDVMRSENLPIVRWNATLKSAIDTMTHGKLGTVLIVGEDGVLDALLSDGDLRRALMREDFDLEEPAMKFATLHPKEIDNKEMLAVDALALIEKYKIQLLAVVENGVPVGVLHIHDLANLGL, encoded by the coding sequence ATGCAGACAATAAACCAAATCGCAGCTGAAGTCTTAGATGTAGAAGCAAACGAGCTTTTAAGACACGCTAAAAGCGTAGAGATAGAAGATGCTGTAAATTTAATATATAACGCAAAAGGCAAGGTCATAGTAACAGGCGTAGGCAAGAGCGGTCACGTGGGAGCAAAGATCGCTGCCACGCTTGCAAGCACTGGCACGCCAAGCTTTTTCTTACACCCAACAGAGGCTATGCATGGAGATCTAGGCATGATAGAAAAGGACGATGTTTTGTTAGCCATTAGCTTTAGTGGCGAGAGCGATGAGCTTGTCAAAATTTTGCCTCATGTAAAGCGCTTTGGTGTGAAAATCGTCGCCATGGCAAGAAGCATATCAAGCTCACTTGGTAAATTTAGCGATGCTTTTATAGATATAAATGTAGAAAAAGAGGCGTGCCCGCTAAATGCTGCTCCAACGGCATCAACCACGCTAACGTTAGCTCTTGGCGATGCGTTAGCTGTTTGTTTGATGCAAAAGCGCGGCTTTAAAAAAGAGGACTTTGCAAATTTTCATCCAGGTGGCAGCCTTGGCAAGAGGCTATTTTTGAAGGTCAAAGACGTGATGAGAAGCGAAAATTTACCGATAGTTCGCTGGAATGCAACCCTAAAAAGCGCGATCGATACGATGACGCATGGCAAGCTTGGCACAGTTTTAATAGTCGGTGAAGATGGTGTGCTAGACGCCCTTTTAAGTGACGGCGATCTTAGGCGCGCACTTATGAGAGAGGACTTTGATCTAGAAGAGCCAGCGATGAAATTTGCAACACTGCATCCAAAAGAGATAGATAACAAAGAGATGTTAGCAGTAGATGCGTTAGCCCTCATAGAAAAGTATAAAATTCAGCTTCTAGCCGTCGTAGAAAATGGCGTTCCCGTAGGCGTTTTACACATCCACGACCTTGCAAATTTAGGACTATAA
- the rsmA gene encoding 16S rRNA (adenine(1518)-N(6)/adenine(1519)-N(6))-dimethyltransferase RsmA: MIKAKKHFGQNFLQDKATLDKIIQAIPKDVENVVEIGPGLGDLTFRLLQIYKTTSFEIDCELFQILKVKFVNEIQNGQLKLFCKDALEQWQQEGGLSSENYFLVANLPYYVATKMILNAVDDEKCLGLIVMIQKEVALKFSAKSKDKEFSALSILASLQGRCELLFDVDAKLFNPPPKVTSSVIKLQKTKKIFGKDGIFKDAKQYEAFKAFLRAAFASPRKTLLKNLSTNFDKKALEETFEGLGLAQNLRPHELDVDSYLKVFERLKEDNERQKRRESCN, translated from the coding sequence ATGATAAAGGCAAAAAAGCACTTTGGACAGAATTTTTTACAAGACAAAGCGACACTAGATAAGATCATCCAAGCGATACCCAAGGACGTAGAAAACGTCGTTGAGATTGGGCCTGGCTTAGGTGATTTGACATTTAGACTTTTGCAAATTTATAAGACGACCTCTTTTGAGATAGATTGTGAGCTGTTTCAAATTTTAAAGGTCAAATTTGTAAATGAGATCCAAAATGGACAATTAAAACTTTTTTGTAAAGATGCTTTAGAGCAGTGGCAGCAAGAGGGCGGACTAAGTAGCGAGAACTACTTTTTGGTCGCAAATTTACCCTATTACGTTGCTACAAAGATGATACTAAATGCGGTAGATGACGAAAAATGCCTTGGGCTTATTGTGATGATACAAAAAGAGGTTGCTCTTAAATTTAGTGCAAAGAGCAAGGATAAAGAATTTAGCGCTTTATCGATCCTCGCTTCACTGCAAGGCAGGTGTGAGCTTTTGTTTGACGTGGATGCAAAGCTTTTTAATCCACCTCCAAAGGTCACATCCTCAGTCATCAAACTACAAAAAACAAAAAAGATTTTTGGCAAAGACGGGATATTCAAAGATGCAAAACAATACGAGGCTTTTAAAGCATTTTTAAGAGCTGCGTTTGCTTCGCCAAGAAAGACGCTTTTGAAAAATTTATCCACAAATTTTGACAAAAAGGCGTTAGAAGAAACTTTTGAAGGCCTAGGCTTAGCTCAAAATTTACGTCCACATGAGCTAGATGTCGATTCTTATCTAAAAGTATTTGAAAGATTAAAGGAAGATAATGAACGACAAAAACGAAGAGAAAGTTGTAACTAA